From Ischnura elegans chromosome 13 unlocalized genomic scaffold, ioIscEleg1.1 SUPER_13_unloc_1, whole genome shotgun sequence, a single genomic window includes:
- the LOC124172590 gene encoding uncharacterized protein LOC124172590: protein MTELKEIKESIQALSLKMDSLPAGEEHEEEVQVLHDLPLKKLEDLTEFQETVRSNSKYRAFMVKYLQSRCSNALFQSTGKTFTTSLNKTVNVVCATIMCNDLSRLFCMTGRASQKIPFEAEYPHIIDLIFDAVKQKNVNGVPLDMVVVKRSIGEWFRLSRVRGRSKAAVAASQNEDMAIFEILDESNLDTY from the exons ATGACTGAGCTGAAGGAGATAAAAGAAAGTATTCAGGCGCTGTCACTAAAAATGGATAGTTTGCCTGCAGGGGAAGAACATGAGGAGGAAGTGCAGGTTCTCCATGACCTTCCCTTGAAGAAGTTGGAGGATTTGACTGAGTTTCAGGAGACAGTTCGCTCCAATTCAAAGTACAGAGCATTTATG GTGAAATACTTGCAGAGCAGATGCTCCAATGCCCTCTTCCAAAGTACAGGGAAAACATTTACAACTTCcctaaacaaaactgtaaacgTTGTGTGTGCCACAATTATGTGCAATGACCTAAGTCGTTTATTTTGCATGACAGGGCGAGCATCACAAAAAATACCTTTTGAGGCTGAGTATCCTCACATCATTGACCTAATATTTG ATGCTGTGAAGCAGAAGAATGTTAACGGCGTACCATTAGACATGGTGGTGGTGAAGAGGAGTATAGGGGAATGGTTCCGCCTGTCAAGGGTGAGAGGGCGCTCCAAGGCAGCAGTGGCAGCATCTCAGAATGAAGACATGGCAATTTTTGAAATCCTTGATGAATCAAACCTTGATACATATTAA